One Aliidiomarina minuta genomic region harbors:
- a CDS encoding type II secretion system F family protein, whose product MRRRLASWRWQGLNKQGLRVSGIAFLPPPALRMQLWQQEIQLIRVRHQSQGSLSKTQRRRWQQQFTHDWLALLKAGIPQLDALHILQRQAAHAQQHQYLSQLISSLQAGHDLATSLQNCSAEFSQQYCRLVAVGEQSGQLPQVLQRLEAQFIATEAQRKKLRKAISYPLLVLAVSLLVFIAMLYLVVPQFASLYQQLQVAVPNSTQRLLDIASWLRQPHSALFFIPLLFGWPVWLILRRLSQQHTRVIRLLYQIPLLGKHLRQSRLLQDISTLCLAYRSSIPLTEACMLTAQSSNDACFAQLWRACARLLGQGSSLHEALQQDQLVDAAYIQNLALGEQSGRLQQQLDFVIQHLQQQLDDAHARLMAMLEPAFLLFTGAMTAALLMALYLPLFQLGQLVS is encoded by the coding sequence ATGCGACGCCGGTTAGCTAGCTGGCGCTGGCAGGGGCTCAATAAACAGGGGCTGCGGGTTTCCGGCATTGCTTTTTTGCCACCACCGGCACTGCGCATGCAGCTTTGGCAACAGGAAATACAACTGATCCGGGTTCGCCATCAGAGCCAAGGTTCATTAAGCAAGACCCAGCGCCGCCGCTGGCAGCAACAGTTTACCCATGACTGGCTGGCCTTGCTAAAAGCGGGCATACCCCAACTGGACGCCTTACACATACTGCAACGCCAGGCCGCGCATGCGCAGCAACATCAGTATCTGAGCCAGTTGATCAGCTCGCTTCAGGCAGGCCATGATCTGGCAACCAGTTTGCAAAATTGCAGCGCTGAATTTAGCCAGCAGTATTGCCGGTTAGTGGCGGTGGGCGAGCAAAGTGGTCAGTTGCCGCAGGTTTTACAGCGTCTGGAAGCGCAATTTATAGCAACTGAAGCACAACGCAAAAAACTGCGTAAAGCCATTAGTTATCCTTTACTGGTACTGGCGGTTTCGCTTCTGGTCTTTATCGCCATGCTGTATCTGGTCGTTCCCCAGTTCGCCAGTCTTTATCAGCAACTGCAGGTTGCAGTGCCGAACAGCACTCAGCGTCTATTGGATATAGCGAGCTGGTTACGCCAACCGCACAGCGCTTTGTTTTTTATTCCGCTGTTATTCGGTTGGCCAGTATGGCTGATTTTACGCCGGCTCAGCCAGCAGCATACGAGGGTTATTCGCCTGCTGTACCAGATACCACTGCTTGGTAAACATTTACGTCAGTCGCGTTTATTGCAGGATATCAGCACCTTATGCCTGGCTTACCGCAGTAGCATTCCCCTTACCGAGGCCTGCATGTTAACTGCGCAAAGTAGCAACGATGCCTGTTTTGCTCAGTTATGGCGCGCCTGTGCCCGTCTGCTCGGCCAGGGCAGCAGCTTGCATGAAGCGCTGCAGCAAGACCAGCTGGTGGATGCGGCTTATATACAAAACCTGGCACTGGGCGAACAAAGTGGCCGTCTGCAACAGCAGCTGGATTTTGTGATTCAGCATCTGCAACAACAACTGGACGATGCTCATGCGAGGTTGATGGCCATGCTGGAACCTGCCTTTCTACTGTTCACTGGCGCCATGACCGCCGCTTTATTAATGGCTCTTTACCTTCCGCTCTTCCAGCTCGGCCAGTTAGTAAGTTAA
- the yacG gene encoding DNA gyrase inhibitor YacG, whose protein sequence is MDKNITVRCPTCQKPVAWKQSSAFRPFCSERCRLIDLGEWANEEKVIPGPELPGAVNPDADKEDEY, encoded by the coding sequence ATGGATAAGAATATTACAGTACGTTGCCCCACCTGCCAGAAACCTGTGGCCTGGAAGCAAAGCTCAGCTTTTCGTCCGTTCTGCAGCGAGCGCTGTCGACTGATTGATCTCGGCGAGTGGGCAAATGAAGAGAAAGTTATTCCAGGACCCGAATTACCTGGTGCGGTAAATCCGGATGCGGATAAAGAAGACGAGTATTAA
- a CDS encoding GspE/PulE family protein gives MTQQDSQIEKLVQNLLESCLSKGSSDLHIEPEPGGYRCRARTLGRLHCIQNLTTMLAPRVIAHIKVQAKLDITERRLPQDGRCRFNLTRQTLDCRVSTLPALGGEKLVLRILSQQADNTQLAGTGMLPAQQLQVQSALQRKEGLILTTGPTGSGKTQTLYTLLQQLNDEQRNISTVEDPVEVDLAGINQVSVQPVLGFTFAHALRALMRQDPDIIMVGEIRDQETASIACQAAQTGHLVLATLHAASPLNAIIRLQQLGIDGYQLAACLVLLMNQRLVTVSATHRMGVYELVSMQHTLQMALLANPNQAHYWEHVAEAAKADISLSAATEHHLKEPSNATPVS, from the coding sequence ATGACTCAACAGGATTCACAGATAGAAAAGCTGGTGCAGAATCTACTGGAAAGCTGCCTGAGCAAGGGCTCTTCTGACTTGCATATTGAACCTGAACCCGGCGGTTATCGCTGCCGGGCACGCACGCTCGGTCGCCTGCACTGTATACAAAACCTGACCACCATGCTGGCGCCACGGGTGATCGCTCATATTAAGGTGCAGGCCAAACTGGACATTACCGAGCGCCGGTTACCCCAGGACGGCCGCTGCCGTTTTAACTTAACCCGTCAGACGCTGGATTGCCGCGTGAGTACTTTGCCAGCGCTTGGTGGTGAAAAGCTGGTGTTACGTATATTAAGTCAGCAGGCAGATAACACGCAGCTTGCAGGTACTGGCATGTTGCCGGCGCAGCAGTTGCAGGTGCAATCTGCTTTGCAACGCAAAGAAGGTCTGATCTTAACCACCGGCCCGACTGGCAGCGGCAAAACACAAACCCTGTATACCCTGTTGCAACAACTCAACGACGAGCAACGCAATATCAGTACTGTGGAAGATCCGGTGGAAGTGGATCTGGCCGGTATTAATCAGGTATCGGTACAGCCGGTACTGGGTTTTACCTTTGCCCATGCGTTACGGGCATTAATGCGCCAGGATCCGGATATTATTATGGTCGGCGAAATCCGCGATCAGGAAACCGCCAGCATTGCCTGTCAGGCGGCTCAAACCGGGCATTTAGTACTGGCTACTTTGCATGCTGCCAGTCCGCTGAACGCTATTATCCGCCTTCAGCAATTGGGCATTGATGGTTATCAGCTCGCTGCCTGCCTGGTGCTGCTCATGAACCAGCGTTTAGTTACCGTCTCTGCCACCCACCGTATGGGTGTTTACGAACTGGTCAGTATGCAACACACACTGCAGATGGCTTTACTGGCAAACCCCAACCAGGCGCATTACTGGGAACATGTCGCCGAAGCCGCAAAGGCCGATATTAGTTTGTCTGCCGCAACTGAGCATCATTTAAAGGAGCCCAGTAATGCGACGCCGGTTAGCTAG
- a CDS encoding prepilin peptidase produces the protein MADLLIQSPIWSFVLAALLGLILGSFFNVVIARLPRMMELQWQRESAEAAGHPVPATEPFNLAVPRSHCPSCKATVAGYDNIPVLSWLLLRGRCRHCKTPISALYPLVEIVSALIPVFCLAFFGINSLALAYSLLLWFLLVLSVIDLKQMLLPDQLTLPLLWLGLLGSITVLPLSAQDAIIGAVAGYLFLWALYWLFKLLTGKEGMGYGDFKLLAALGAWLGWQQLPLILLLASAAGAVIGGTLLLMKKHQQGIPIPFGPFLVIGAVIALLFGEQIYLWYWQWAGLV, from the coding sequence GTGGCAGACCTGTTAATACAGTCCCCTATCTGGAGTTTTGTGCTGGCTGCATTGCTAGGCCTTATTCTGGGTAGTTTTTTTAACGTCGTGATTGCGCGTCTGCCACGCATGATGGAATTGCAGTGGCAACGGGAAAGCGCCGAAGCTGCCGGTCATCCTGTGCCCGCAACGGAACCCTTTAACCTGGCGGTGCCACGCTCCCACTGTCCGTCTTGTAAAGCTACAGTTGCAGGTTATGACAATATTCCGGTACTCAGCTGGTTGCTGTTACGCGGCCGTTGCCGGCACTGCAAAACCCCGATCAGTGCTTTGTATCCGTTAGTCGAAATAGTCTCTGCGCTGATCCCTGTGTTCTGCCTGGCATTTTTTGGTATCAATTCGCTGGCCCTGGCCTACAGCCTGCTGCTCTGGTTTTTACTGGTACTCAGCGTCATTGATCTCAAGCAGATGTTATTACCCGACCAATTAACCCTGCCTTTGCTCTGGCTGGGCTTACTGGGGTCCATCACGGTGCTGCCCCTGTCTGCACAGGACGCTATTATTGGTGCGGTCGCGGGTTATCTGTTTTTATGGGCGCTGTACTGGTTATTTAAACTTCTGACAGGCAAAGAAGGCATGGGGTACGGCGACTTTAAACTGCTTGCTGCTTTAGGTGCCTGGCTGGGCTGGCAACAATTGCCACTGATCCTGCTATTGGCTTCAGCAGCCGGCGCTGTTATTGGCGGCACGCTACTGCTCATGAAGAAACATCAACAAGGCATACCCATTCCGTTTGGTCCTTTCCTGGTCATCGGTGCCGTGATTGCCTTGCTTTTCGGTGAGCAGATTTACCTCTGGTACTGGCAATGGGCGGGGTTAGTATGA
- the coaE gene encoding dephospho-CoA kinase (Dephospho-CoA kinase (CoaE) performs the final step in coenzyme A biosynthesis.) produces the protein MTYIVGVTGGIGSGKTTVTDRFASHGIEVIDADVIAREVVAPGSDALKQIAEYFGPEVILPDGALNRAQLRSLVFADSDKKEWLNQLLHPLIRHRIEDALQAARSDYCILVAPLLLENQLQALVDRVLVVDVAEETQIERTTRRDNNSREQVAAIIDAQITREERLAAADDCINNELPLPEVYDQVDALHQQYLKLAKR, from the coding sequence ATGACTTACATAGTGGGCGTAACTGGCGGTATTGGCAGTGGTAAAACCACGGTCACAGACCGCTTTGCCAGCCATGGTATCGAGGTGATAGATGCCGATGTGATCGCCCGTGAGGTCGTCGCACCGGGCAGCGATGCTTTAAAGCAAATTGCTGAGTATTTTGGGCCCGAGGTCATACTGCCCGACGGCGCTTTAAACCGCGCTCAATTGCGCAGCCTGGTATTTGCCGATAGTGACAAAAAAGAATGGCTCAATCAGCTACTGCATCCCCTTATCCGCCACAGAATCGAAGACGCCCTGCAAGCCGCACGCTCTGACTACTGCATTCTGGTGGCTCCTTTGTTGCTGGAGAATCAGCTTCAGGCGCTGGTGGACCGGGTGCTGGTGGTTGATGTTGCGGAAGAGACTCAGATTGAACGAACCACGCGCCGGGACAATAACTCCCGTGAGCAGGTAGCGGCCATTATTGATGCGCAGATAACTCGTGAAGAGCGGCTGGCGGCAGCGGATGACTGCATTAATAATGAATTACCTTTGCCTGAAGTGTATGATCAGGTAGACGCGCTGCATCAGCAGTATCTGAAACTGGCTAAACGATAG